One segment of Andreesenia angusta DNA contains the following:
- a CDS encoding pseudouridine synthase has translation MRLNSYISSSGICSRREADKLIEAGKVTVNGKRASVGQQVEDGDAVKVNGKLIVDKKKPKALYIALNKPAGITCTTENHVKGNIVDYVNHRERIFPIGRLDKESEGLILLTNDGSIVNEILRAENNHEKEYVVTVDRPITETFLKSMADGVTIYNPVKKKHEKTRPCKIKRVNDRSFAIVLSQGLNRQIRRMCQVHKYEVVKLKRVRIDRLKLGDIPTGKWRYLNSTEVNTLRRKK, from the coding sequence ATGAGACTGAATAGCTATATAAGCTCTAGTGGAATATGCTCGAGAAGAGAAGCAGATAAACTGATAGAAGCGGGCAAGGTCACGGTGAATGGGAAACGGGCATCTGTAGGCCAGCAGGTTGAAGACGGAGACGCTGTAAAGGTAAATGGAAAGCTCATAGTGGACAAGAAAAAGCCAAAGGCCCTGTATATAGCCTTGAACAAGCCGGCGGGCATCACATGCACCACGGAGAATCATGTAAAGGGCAATATAGTGGACTATGTAAACCATAGAGAGAGGATATTTCCCATTGGAAGGCTGGACAAGGAGTCGGAAGGACTTATACTGCTTACGAACGACGGAAGCATAGTGAACGAGATACTCAGGGCCGAAAACAACCATGAGAAAGAGTATGTTGTGACGGTGGATAGACCCATAACAGAAACTTTCCTGAAGTCCATGGCTGATGGTGTGACAATATACAACCCGGTCAAGAAGAAGCACGAAAAGACAAGGCCTTGCAAAATCAAGCGCGTAAACGACAGAAGCTTTGCGATAGTGCTTTCCCAGGGGCTAAACCGCCAGATAAGAAGGATGTGCCAGGTCCATAAATACGAGGTAGTAAAGCTTAAGCGGGTCAGGATAGACAGACTGAAGCTAGGAGACATTCCAACAGGGAAGTGGAGATATCTAAACAGCACAGAAGTGAACACCCTGAGGCGAAAAAAATGA
- a CDS encoding NAD(P)/FAD-dependent oxidoreductase — MKNIVIIGSGVGGLTVAQTIRASDSESDITIVGAEDFYPYNRIKLSKSLEKDVTEDELLIKPKSWYLENNIMLLKGISMKSISSSEKKVYLSNGKSLKYDKLVLASGAKSFVPPVEGVDLKGVFSLRTLDDSWAIRDYMVNVQNVLVVGGGVLGLENAYSLAKQGKKVAVAEMADWLMPKQLDREASEILESKLRDAGVEIMFGASASKLLGGDSVESYETSDGKQHPAEMVIFSTGIRPNTDIEIDAELETNRGIVVNSKMETSVEDIYAVGDVAEFDGRVYGLWSISTLQAKVAAENILGIGSEFKDGSPMMSLNSFGLYLFSVGNISPENPDYTLTGDGPSYRKVVVKDSMPVGGIIFDDANKAIALKRMIEKGQAASREELEAFLK, encoded by the coding sequence TTGAAGAATATAGTCATCATAGGAAGTGGAGTAGGCGGGCTGACAGTGGCTCAGACTATTAGGGCTTCTGATTCAGAATCTGATATTACAATAGTTGGAGCGGAGGATTTCTATCCCTACAACAGAATAAAGCTGTCCAAGTCCTTGGAAAAAGATGTGACAGAAGATGAGCTTCTCATAAAGCCTAAAAGCTGGTATTTAGAAAACAATATAATGCTCTTAAAAGGCATCTCCATGAAGAGTATCTCTAGCTCGGAGAAAAAAGTGTATCTTTCAAACGGCAAAAGCCTAAAATACGACAAGCTTGTGCTGGCGTCTGGAGCCAAGAGCTTTGTTCCTCCTGTGGAGGGCGTCGATTTAAAAGGTGTCTTCTCCCTCAGAACACTGGACGATTCCTGGGCCATAAGGGACTACATGGTGAATGTCCAGAATGTGCTCGTAGTCGGGGGCGGAGTTCTAGGGCTTGAAAACGCTTATTCCCTGGCAAAGCAAGGAAAGAAAGTAGCTGTGGCCGAGATGGCCGACTGGCTTATGCCCAAGCAGCTTGACCGCGAGGCTTCCGAGATCCTTGAATCCAAGCTCCGCGATGCTGGCGTAGAGATTATGTTTGGAGCTTCCGCCTCCAAGCTACTTGGTGGCGACTCTGTAGAAAGCTACGAGACTTCTGACGGCAAGCAGCACCCTGCCGAAATGGTCATCTTCTCCACTGGAATACGTCCGAATACTGATATAGAGATAGATGCAGAGCTTGAAACAAACAGGGGGATAGTTGTGAATTCCAAAATGGAGACTAGCGTAGAAGACATATACGCCGTAGGAGACGTAGCTGAGTTTGACGGAAGGGTTTACGGACTTTGGAGCATCTCTACTCTGCAGGCTAAAGTGGCCGCCGAGAACATACTTGGGATTGGCTCAGAGTTTAAAGACGGCTCTCCTATGATGAGTCTAAACTCCTTTGGGCTCTACCTTTTCTCTGTGGGTAACATCTCGCCTGAAAATCCGGACTACACGCTGACTGGCGATGGTCCTTCCTACAGAAAAGTCGTGGTAAAAGACAGTATGCCCGTAGGCGGTATTATATTTGACGATGCCAACAAGGCCATAGCGCTTAAGAGGATGATTGAAAAAGGCCAAGCTGCAAGCCGCGAAGAGCTTGAAGCTTTCTTAAAGTAA
- a CDS encoding NAD(P)/FAD-dependent oxidoreductase, translating to MKKYDAIIVGAGPSGIFTAYKLKEYNSDLNILLIEKGRNIEKRICPKRELQRCVGCKPCSITTGFAGAGAYSDGKLSLSPDVGGELPAILGYDRAKELIDEADSIYLKFGADTNVHGVDQVERIEKIKKQAIVSNLKLIECPVRHLGTEEGYRIYGDLQQHLIDQGVEILFNTMVEDIIEENGVVTGVKTTGGDEYYSDDIVIAIGREGSEWLKGVCEKHSINTKVGTVDVGVRVEVRDEVMKEINETMYEGKMVYYTPTFDDKVRVFCSNPSGEVATEYYDDNLAVVNGHAYKSKDMKTKNTNFALLVSMNFTEPFKTPIEYGKHIAKLGNMLAGNKILVQRYGDFKRGRRSTDERITRNNIVATLKDAIPGDLSLVLPYRIMLDIAEMIEALDKIVPGMASDETLLYGVEVKFYSNKVDVTPEFKTNIKGLYAVGDGAGITRGLQQASANGIEVANTIIKKLSAKK from the coding sequence ATGAAAAAATACGATGCTATAATAGTGGGCGCAGGCCCATCGGGGATATTTACAGCTTATAAACTGAAAGAATACAATAGTGATTTGAATATACTTTTGATTGAAAAGGGAAGAAATATAGAGAAGAGAATATGTCCGAAGAGGGAACTACAGAGATGTGTAGGCTGCAAGCCTTGCTCTATAACTACTGGATTTGCAGGAGCAGGAGCCTATTCTGACGGAAAGCTTTCGCTTTCGCCAGACGTAGGAGGAGAGCTTCCGGCGATACTCGGGTATGACAGGGCCAAAGAGCTTATAGATGAAGCGGACAGCATATACTTGAAGTTTGGAGCCGACACAAATGTGCATGGTGTGGATCAAGTGGAGAGAATTGAAAAGATAAAGAAGCAGGCCATAGTGAGCAATCTGAAACTTATAGAGTGTCCAGTTCGCCATCTTGGAACTGAAGAGGGATATAGAATATACGGAGACCTTCAGCAGCATCTGATAGACCAAGGGGTGGAGATACTTTTCAACACAATGGTTGAAGATATAATAGAGGAGAACGGTGTTGTGACTGGAGTAAAGACTACTGGCGGAGACGAGTACTACTCTGACGACATAGTAATAGCCATAGGAAGAGAGGGCTCGGAGTGGCTTAAGGGAGTTTGCGAGAAGCACAGCATCAATACCAAAGTTGGCACTGTAGACGTCGGCGTAAGGGTGGAAGTAAGAGACGAAGTCATGAAAGAGATAAACGAGACTATGTATGAAGGCAAGATGGTCTACTACACGCCTACTTTTGACGACAAAGTGAGGGTGTTCTGCTCTAACCCTTCTGGAGAAGTGGCTACAGAGTACTACGACGACAACTTAGCTGTAGTAAATGGGCATGCCTATAAGTCGAAGGACATGAAGACTAAAAACACGAACTTTGCTCTGCTTGTTTCAATGAACTTTACAGAGCCTTTCAAGACACCTATAGAGTACGGAAAGCATATAGCCAAGCTTGGAAACATGCTGGCAGGCAACAAGATACTTGTTCAAAGATACGGGGATTTCAAGAGAGGCAGAAGAAGCACTGACGAGAGGATAACTAGAAACAACATAGTTGCGACTCTTAAAGATGCAATTCCAGGGGATCTCTCTCTTGTACTTCCTTACAGAATAATGCTAGACATAGCAGAGATGATAGAAGCTCTAGACAAGATAGTCCCAGGTATGGCGAGCGACGAGACGCTGCTTTACGGAGTTGAGGTCAAGTTCTACTCCAACAAGGTAGATGTGACTCCTGAGTTCAAGACCAATATAAAGGGTCTATACGCAGTGGGAGACGGAGCTGGAATCACAAGAGGGCTTCAGCAGGCCTCTGCAAATGGAATAGAGGTTGCAAACACAATCATAAAGAAGCTGAGCGCAAAAAAATAG